In Scylla paramamosain isolate STU-SP2022 chromosome 16, ASM3559412v1, whole genome shotgun sequence, the genomic window TTTATACCAACATTATGGTTAttcttaataacaataataataataataataataataataataataataatattattattattattataattattataattattattattattattattattattattattattattattattactataataataataattattattattattattattattattactataataataataataataataataataataataataataataatattattattattattattattattattattattattattattattattattattaatcactgttgttgttgtagttattgttattgttcctgccactactattattactataattattattactattattattattattattattattattattattattattattattattattattattattatcattattattattattattattattattattattattattatcattattattattattattatcattgttattattactattattattattactccgTTAATATTCTTATTACTTCTTCCAACTACTTTCTTTCCATATAGCTTTGTCCCGCTTTTTTCATAATAACAATTCAAACGCTTACAAAGAACGATTATTATCACAACACTCGCTCGGGCCTGCTTTCGTGCTTACGACGGGGTTACATTTAGGTGCAGGTCTGCCTTTCCACAGACATTAGTGCTGCTCTTGTTGCTGCCGCTGCTTGTGACGCTAATGCATTTGTGCAATGGCTGTCAAAGGTGGTAGaataattttttactattttgcTCTTTTATATGAAAgtggacgagaaggaagaaccATGggaaaaatgatagaaaaatgaatgaaaaggctAAGAATAAAGCTTTGAGGGGAATCTAGTGTgaagtgtgttgttgttgttgttgttgttgttgttgttgttgttgttgttgttgttgttgttgttgttgttgttgttgttattattattattattattattattattattattattattattattattattattattattattctcattttctatttatttatttttttttatttatttattttttttcatcaataccactactactccttGCATTATTATTCATCGTACTTTCTTGTAACAGTTCCTCGGATTACTGCACAATATCGCTGCAGTAAATAATGCTTATCTAATAGAAAACGTGATATTAACCTATAAATCCGACAGAAGGCACGCGTGGTGTACAGCAGTGATGGGCATAAGGTACGATTACACGCAATATCGCGCCCTGTAGTACAGGCTCAGATTAAAATGTTAGACGTgtagggactctctctctctctctctctctctctctctctctctctctctctctctctctctctctctctctctctctctctcataacaaagTTACcacttctcgtcctcttccaccTACTTCTATtatagcaacagtagcagcaatgatgatgatgacgatgatgatggtaataataataataataataataataataacaataataataataataataataataataataataataataataataacaacaacaacaacaaaaaaaaaaacaacaaacaacaacaattacttttGTTTGCAAAAAAATCTAATCAGGATTTTTTGTTTTAGATAGGCATATatggaaagataaatagacaaacagagagaaagatagattaaaaggcagacagacagacagacaggtagacaaacagacagatgataaataattaagtaaatcaagagacaggtagacaaagAATCAGATATATGGACAGAttactaccacaatcaccactaccaccaccactactaccaccattacgtCTTAtactattgctaccaccaccaccaccaccatcactaccatcactactcaCCCACCACCTCCAGGTTCACCACGAAGCTGAGCACAGGCTTGGTGGCGACCTGACACTGATACATGCCGGCGTCCTTCAGGGTGACTCTCTCGATAACCAGCCGCCACTCCTGCCGCTCCTCGTTCAGTGACACAGTGATTCTGTCGTCGCTGTTATACTTGTACTCCCCCACTGACAGGATGTGGAGGTCCTGGTGGCGCATCCATGACACCTgcgggagggaaggtgtggatgtgtggatgggtgtggggtgtaagaaccatattctgaaacacttctgcacgcACCTCGATTACTTTCAAAAAGGATCTAGTTGAAGTACCACGGGTTTTTAATTAAGgctgtttttacgattctagtgtcAGGTTAGCAAAATTTCTGCCTTTTTAACACGGCCCAGCTTATCATCtctagcctttgaaaataaccgtggtgagagaccaaaatgtttctgaatacaaggaaaaggggaatgagagggattttttggggtggggggagggggaagaagagcagTGTTTATGTGTGGTGTGCAGTTGTGTTTGAGTGTAAGGGGGATGAGGGAAGACGTGAAtgatgggggaagggggaaggaaagaagaggaagtgtttataaaggaagaatgaaggaaaggagagcatGTTTGTTGAGTGTTAAGTGTTATGCTGCTAAATTTGAAATAATTATTTTAATAAAtctaaaaatgcatgaaatatgTACACTTTACTTGGATAACTGCAAAAAAGAATAGTCACAGCTGTAATCACACTAAGTAATGGAGACAACTTTAAAAACACTAATTTCAGTAAgcataaatatgtaaataaatgtgaaaCACGCATATACACATAATTGCTTCGAAAAGACAGAAATGGTCGTCTTACGCTCATTTACATCTATAATGAGACATAAAAAGCTGAGGAAACATTAAAGGTACTAATTTAAATAAGTATGATGAGAACAATATAAGTAAAAACTATGTAATCACCTCAGGAATTACAGCTATACTCGTTCTAAAATTGCAGGAAAAACATTTAAACACTCATCAAGTAATATGCAGTGGTAGTAAGTGAATATAACTGTCACAcctcaaaaaaaagaaaaagaaaactgaatccTTCTCACCGCTTTCTCATCATTATTGACGACGCGGCAGGCTAGCACCGCCGTCTTGCCCTCTTGCACCGTCAGCTTCCTCGCCAGGGTCCGGTCGAAGCGTGGCCCTGAATTCGATTCCTCGCGCCTCTGCTGCACCTCACTGGGCTCCTCATTCCACCAGCCCCACCTCCACCGCGACTTCTGCTGATCGTTCTCCCCGCTGCCAGAGTCCTTGCTGCTGGAGAACACGATGGCGGGGATCTGCGATGACTCCGCTCTGATCTCCAGGGATTCCTCGCCGCGGCCTGGACTTTGGGATCCCACGGCGTTGTGCAAGGGCGTGTTTTTATACTCATGGGATTTCTCGTGTTCCTCTTCCCCCGTGTACTGACCCTCGTGTTCCTGCGGCGTGTGTTGTCCCGCTGGCGCCTCCTGCTGCGGCTGCCGGTGAAGGGAAGGCTCACGTGGGATCTTAGGTGGTTTTCTAGGGCGTAGAATCTCCTCCAGGTACTCCGGCGGTATATCCAGAGAGGTGAGAACGCTGGGGTGCTTGGAGGAGGGCGTGGAGGGTgtcgtggaggtggtggtgaccttGGGGATGAAGTGTACCTCGTCGGTGTCCATTCCACGTCCCACCGCTGCTCCTGAGGGGGATAAAAGTGGCATGAGACAGTGGAAAGCAGTGCAGGGTGGTGTGATACGTTAGAGAGAGGCACTAATCCACTGCGACCCAAGGGAGGCAAAGAGAATGCGGGAGTGAGGGCCGCGAGTTCACTCATAACTTATTTAACCTTGATTACTTTTGACCGTAGGAACCACGCCAGAGGCACAGGCTTCTCATGAATActgccaactctctctctctctctctctctctctctctctctctctctctctctctctctctctctctctctctctctctctctctctgacacagaCACACTAACATATATACACTCATAaactgttctcttctcttccctcccccatttTTAcaactctcctccttctctttctcttccccactgttcttctctctccctctcctcctcctccccctcctccccctctgccTCCCCTCGCAGCCCGTATTGATGAGTGACTGCCGTGTTAACAGTCAGCGTCGCGTCACTCTTGCCCCATAAAGTTCCCGTAGCCTCCCTGGCGCGCTCATCGGCCCTGTGAAGCACCGGGCGATGTGGCACAGGGGCGGCGGGGCATGACACGCAGCGCAACCCTTTCCGAACGAGTCCCATAAAGAAGAGTGCAAATATATGACTTGAAATGTAACACCTGCAACTTGCACCtatatctcttctcttccccttaccCCCCAAGGCTTAAACGAGTACCTGGCCAACACCTGGATGTGTAATGAAAGTAATCAGCGTGCAGGTCTAAGGGGAATGGCTCCCAGCTATTGATAAAAGTTTCAAGCCTTTGCCTTACCTGTCGCGGCCGAGGAAGGAAGTTGACAATAAGAATGCAATTTCACCTTGCATTTTCAACTCGCTCATGAAACCTAAAGGGGGAGTCGtgacctaacacacacacacacacacacacacacacacacacacacacacgcaagctgCGAATGTAAATACACTGGTGCATGGAGAATATTGAAATACACTCGTATACACAAGCGAATGCATAAGTTAGAGATTGAATATAAATACGTGAACATAGAaaagattagtgtgtgtgtgagtgtgtgtttcgacacacacacacatacacacacacacacacacacacacacacacacacacacacacacacacacacacacacacacacacacacacacacacacacacacaaagtgcactgcaaaaaaagaaaggatgaaagcaaAACGAATTTAAGATTAACAGGTAAATAAACATATACATGAAAGTTGCCATGAATAGTTCAGTAGACGGTAATtccagagggaaaaaaaaaaattgaaacgaGAGGAGAAAATCTGAAAACTATTTGATCCTTGGAAATAAATTATGATGTTAATTAATACGAAATAAACACGACATGTTAAGTATAGCGACATTTCtggaaacaacacacacatacacacacacacacatacacacacacacacacacacacacacacacacacacacacacacattgaacaAGGCCCTTTGTGCACGTCTGTgtcatcacacatacacacacaagctgGTGTACACCCTTCATTACCGCCGCTGTGAATACCCGCCCTCAGGGGAGACGAGAAGCGTGTAAACTTGCCGCTCCCCGCCCACGCGCCTCCTCCCTCAAATTCTAACTCACACTCTCCAGACTCACGCCCTCGCTTACATGTCCTACTCACAGCTCCATTCACACCAACCGTTCACACGCCCTCATCATTCCCCCTCCATGtcgccaccctcaccacccacaACACCCCTCCCTCAAGTCTTCACACATCCCCACTCTCACGTTCACACCTTCACGCCCTTATCACCCTCCTCCGCACTCACGTCTTCACATACACGCCCACAAACACACTTCATCCACACGTGTCAACCTTCACAAGCCACTCATACCCCCCCCCGACATCCATGTAACCAAATCCACACCCTCCCATCCTCACGCCCCACCAAGATCCCACCCACACGAGCGTACCTTCACTCCCCTGATTACCACATCACCAGATCCCCATTCACAGCCCCCCCGCTAACACATCCTCCTTTAGTCATccgccacgccttcctcatttCACAAAACACGCTCCTTGttctttcctcaccttcacACTCCATGTACACACTCCCACGTCCTTACAGATTACTTCTACGCCCTCCTACATTCCCATGCTCATGTCCTCACGCTCCAGTTCCTCACCATGCTCACCATCCAGTGTCCTTTCTATTACCGTGCCACACCCCTTCACACCACGCCTCATACACGCCTGTCCGCTCCACCACACTAACAAGGCTTCCCGCGGGGCCGTCCTGCGTCAACCAATTACAGCAAGGAGGCGAAATACAATGTGCCTGCGTCTCCAGATGAATTCCCACAACTACTGACGGAGGCGCTGAAGcagatgaaggggagagaaggggcgTTGTAATGGAATGCGCAGTTCTGTTGACCCTCTTAGATGCTAATGGCACTTTTAGTTCAATCTGAGTAATTCCAGGCAATATTACTAAGCAAATATTAATCTCCATGCACTAACAAGCTTTAATGAATATTCGATCGCCTCCTCTGCTGTAATGTAAGATTAAAAATTCTAATCTTAATTTTTCCAAGATAATTGCACTGAGCTGAGAGGAAGCCATAGCAGTCGAAAGGTTAAAGATGTGATGTCGCCCTCCTTAGAAGAGCTTAAGTAACAGAAAAGGTTAAAAGCAGAGTAAAGTAAATTTTTACGTAAAGGGTTaccgataagagagagagagagagagagagagagagagagagagagagagagagagagagagagagagagagagagagagagagagagagagagagaaagagaaaaaaaaagtaaataaaagaataaagctGCTGGTTCAATCTTGCATTTTAAGAAATTTAGAATTAAGAGTTTTAAAATTAAACTTTTTACTTCCTCATATTCAAATATCCTTACTACATCTTCAAGTTTAAAAATTAAGCTTTGTATAAGTTCAATTTCCAAATGTTAAGCTTACCACCGCTTCAAGTTCCCTAAATTAACCTTACCACATCAAGTTTCTAATATTAAGCTTACCACCTCGTTTCAAAGAATTAACCTTACCACCTCAAGTTTCAAATATTAAGCTTACCACCTCCTCAAATTCCAAAAACAAATTAAGCTGACCACCTCGAGCTCCAAAAATTTAAGCTTACCACCTAAAGTTCCAGAATTCAAGATTACACGTTCACGTATTTCAGTTAGTTCAAAATTAAGCTTCCATGTCTTCAGGTGCCAAATGCAACTTATTTGTTCTCGCCTTCAGGTAAGTTTCACGTCTATATATTTAAGTTTAAAATTAAGATTATTGTGTCtagaggtgccaaaattcgtgTTCAAGTGCCAAAATGCAGCCAATCGTGTGTTCAGGTGCCAAAATACAGATATTCGTGTGTTCAGGTGCCAAAATACAGATATTCGTGTGTTCAGGTGCCAAAATACAGATATTCGTGTGTTCAGGTGCCAAAATACAGCCATTTGTGTGTTCAGATTCCAAAATACAGCAATTTGTGTGTTCAGGTGCCAAAATTTAAGCAAATCGTGTCTTCTggttcaaaatacacccattcgTCCATGCCTTCGTCACTTTCCCTACAGGCGCATCAGTACAACACCCACACCACGTCTTCTCCCAGCCCACCACATGAGGAGGAAACAGCTCGGAAATTACGGCAAGGAGATTACGGCAATGAGGCAAGACATTACTACTGGCAGCGGGGAATATTTAATGAATCCTCGTCTCCCGGTGAATCTCCATGACTCCTGACGAAGCACTTGAATGCATTACCTCCCCTCCTGCTTGCTGAGCCGTGCGAGACAGGTAAAGCAGGGAAATTAAGGTGTAATGGAAGGATAAGataaggagagataaagaaagatgataaatatAAGGAAGATGGTAATAATGCAATTCTTTCAAgctctactactattactactactactactactactactactactactactactactactactactacaactaccacttcACCTTCTGCAGGATAAAGTCAAGCAATTAAAGCAAGGTAGGATGCACCTGTCCCTttaagtaaacagagagagagagagagagagagagagagagagagagagagagagagagagagagagagagagagagagagagagagagagagagagagagagagagagagtccttcagTGCCTCCCTCTGCGCCCCCCGCTGTCCCCCGACCCCCTAAACCACTCCCAGGCGGACGTGACTGCTGGGGGGCGTGAATGTCTGGCTTCCTCGGCGATTATAATTTATGAGGTGGCGCggcagggggtgagggagagtggtgagggggaaagggagagggagagggagagggagaaggagagagagggacagtttCGGGCCAGTTATGAGGCTCCCCATCCCGAccactttccttttcccttctcccctttctctttctctctctctctctctctctctctctctctctctctctctctctctctctctctctctctctctctctctctctctctctctctttctccccatttTTACCGCTTCCATtgtattctttctatttatttttaatgttttaactCTCTTCTTACGTATTCTCCCttcgtttatatttctcttttttatcatttattttctattttcctttcttttttctcgattttgtttttattttacgcTTTTTACTCTatattatcttttccttctttctccttttttctcctttctttccatgttCTATTAAATCtgttctttatccttttttcctcttctttctatcctttttctttctttctattttcttccttctttctcgttCTTTGTATGGTGCTTCttgtccttcacttccttttcattcttcatttcttctactccttccttacatttgtttattcttcattctATCTATTCTGTCTCCTGTTTTTCgctcctttttcattctttattttcttcttttcttcctcttcttcaaccttttccttctccttctatccattcctctctctcttccttctctctttcccttcatttaccctccttctcttcctctcacgtTTTTCTCTCTAAATCTTTCTCTAATCTTATCTCTCGTTTtagttttctcacttttctccctttcctctttacttATTCCTTTCTCCACCCTTTTCCTTtagttcttccttcccttccagtatttatcacctcttcttttttattccttgtttcctttcttcctttccttcccttatctctcaactcttcctttccatccttctttctttcctttctttcttcattctcttcccacGAATCTCTCATCTTTGTTTTCcaaatcttccttccttttcttcctcccctttcgccttccttctttctttccagccttcctcttccttccttccttctccctcccttcctgtatctcccagttctttccttccctcccctccccgtaTCTCTCGATTCTCCCTTtcaatccttccctccttcctttcttctctccttctctctctctctctccctgtatcTCCCAGTCtcttccaccccttcctcccttcaatcATAGCTCGTCCCACCTGtcttaccccctcccctcccttccattgCTGTAActacttcctcccccttccctccgcctctccctcccccctctgcCTCGGTACACCCAAGTAATGACCGCTTATCACCCTGTCACTCTTATCTACGCCCTTACGAGGTGTGGCTGAGCGAAGAGCGAtactgtatgtgtatgtgtgtgtgtgtgtgtgtgtgtgtgtgtgtgtgtgtgtgtgtgtgtgtgtgtgtgtgttggacatATGCATGAAATAGGTATGTGTACAATTACATAGATACgtgcaaacagacaggcagacagaaatgCAAGATAGAAAAACGTATAGAGagacatacatactcgtatacagAATGATGGACAGACATAaatagagagataaacagataggtagacaaaaggaaacagacaaaaagaccGATAG contains:
- the LOC135107940 gene encoding uncharacterized protein LOC135107940 isoform X2, translated to MPLLSPSGAAVGRGMDTDEVHFIPKVTTTSTTPSTPSSKHPSVLTSLDIPPEYLEEILRPRKPPKIPREPSLHRQPQQEAPAGQHTPQEHEGQYTGEEEHEKSHEYKNTPLHNAVGSQSPGRGEESLEIRAESSQIPAIVFSSSKDSGSGENDQQKSRWRWGWWNEEPSEVQQRREESNSGPRFDRTLARKLTVQEGKTAVLACRVVNNDEKAVSWMRHQDLHILSVGEYKYNSDDRITVSLNEERQEWRLVIERVTLKDAGMYQCQVATKPVLSFVVNLEVVVPKAEVLNGPEVFVHCGSLINLTCVVLHGTRRPVYVYWYHHDKVLDYEGRGGVTVITQASENTISHLLMRNATPSDSGTYSCTPSNGRRATTTVHVLNGEHRAAMQSATGPHCLAPLLLVLCLASVLPLYISPAAP
- the LOC135107940 gene encoding uncharacterized protein LOC135107940 isoform X1, with amino-acid sequence MPLLSPSGAAVGRGMDTDEVHFIPKVTTTSTTPSTPSSKHPSVLTSLDIPPEYLEEILRPRKPPKIPREPSLHRQPQQEAPAGQHTPQEHEGQYTGEEEHEKSHEYKNTPLHNAVGSQSPGRGEESLEIRAESSQIPAIVFSSSKDSGSGENDQQKSRWRWGWWNEEPSEVQQRREESNSGPRFDRTLARKLTVQEGKTAVLACRVVNNDEKAVSWMRHQDLHILSVGEYKYNSDDRITVSLNEERQEWRLVIERVTLKDAGMYQCQVATKPVLSFVVNLEVVVPKAEVLNGPEVFVHCGSLINLTCVVLHGTRRPVYVYWYHHDKVLDYEGRGGVTVITQASENTISHLLMRNATPSDSGTYSCTPSNGRRATTTVHVLNGEPQAESQQPVCLSAGPQRAAATLRGTQGEHRAAMQSATGPHCLAPLLLVLCLASVLPLYISPAAP